Proteins encoded within one genomic window of Desulforegulaceae bacterium:
- a CDS encoding HDOD domain-containing protein, translating into MLYPNIIVQSGTSCISKQQKKKLKASLGSCIGIAIVDRVNKVGGILHTLLPEPYSNFVDIEEKYASTGLPKFIDELIKEGAEISCLEVSVAGGAFQGKSTDLDFYINVGGKTAEKVSNILKFYKLNIRQWETGGFFSSCLSLNLNNFEVSILPMIDECSISTKDYVFKKPEKKQIEKKVDQIKPIPQIVIKIISMINSKSAGLKDIGKEIKKDQVISAKVLQLSNSAFFDRTYPIDTIDEAILQIGEENLAKHILNHYIKELFSSSDRGYSLCKGGLFHHSLSTALINEKLCKYTRIEPPQAGYTAGLLHDIGKIILDQYVSKSKPLFYRELLNKTKNIIDVEKELFGLDHAEAGILLAKKWNLPEVIQDIISLHHRPKEAKRNKNIIILTHIADILSSWYMTGVLPETSRMDITLDLLEKVSLSPKKILEFTHQLPLKEFSALFPLKLNEISGKKDCIKVAGGVLCH; encoded by the coding sequence ATGCTTTATCCAAATATAATAGTCCAAAGCGGAACATCGTGCATTTCAAAGCAGCAGAAAAAAAAGCTTAAAGCAAGTCTTGGCTCATGTATAGGAATAGCAATTGTTGACAGAGTAAATAAAGTTGGGGGGATTCTCCACACCCTTTTACCTGAGCCATATTCAAATTTTGTCGATATTGAAGAAAAATATGCATCAACAGGACTTCCAAAATTCATTGACGAGCTTATAAAAGAAGGAGCAGAGATAAGCTGTCTGGAAGTAAGTGTTGCAGGAGGGGCTTTTCAAGGAAAATCAACTGACTTGGATTTCTACATAAATGTAGGGGGTAAAACAGCTGAAAAAGTTTCCAATATACTAAAATTTTATAAATTAAATATCCGCCAATGGGAAACAGGCGGTTTTTTTTCTTCCTGTCTGAGCTTAAATCTTAATAACTTTGAAGTATCCATTCTACCTATGATAGACGAATGCAGCATTTCAACCAAAGATTATGTGTTTAAAAAACCTGAAAAAAAACAGATAGAAAAAAAAGTAGACCAAATAAAACCTATTCCCCAAATTGTCATCAAAATTATTTCAATGATAAATTCCAAATCAGCAGGGCTCAAGGATATTGGAAAAGAAATAAAAAAAGATCAAGTAATTTCAGCAAAAGTTCTTCAGCTGTCAAACTCTGCATTCTTTGACAGAACTTATCCTATAGACACAATCGATGAAGCTATTTTACAAATCGGGGAAGAAAACTTAGCAAAACATATTTTAAATCATTATATTAAAGAATTGTTTTCATCCTCAGACAGAGGCTATTCCCTATGTAAAGGAGGACTTTTCCATCACAGTCTCTCAACAGCACTAATAAACGAAAAGCTGTGTAAGTATACTAGGATAGAGCCTCCTCAAGCTGGATATACAGCAGGACTTCTCCACGATATTGGTAAAATAATTCTTGATCAATATGTATCAAAATCCAAACCCTTATTTTACAGGGAACTTCTCAACAAAACAAAAAATATTATTGATGTGGAAAAAGAGCTTTTCGGGCTTGACCATGCTGAGGCAGGGATTCTTCTTGCAAAAAAATGGAATCTACCTGAAGTTATTCAGGATATAATAAGTCTTCATCACCGCCCAAAAGAAGCCAAGAGAAATAAAAATATAATCATACTGACTCATATAGCTGATATTTTAAGCTCATGGTATATGACAGGAGTTCTTCCTGAAACATCAAGAATGGATATTACACTTGATCTTCTTGAAAAAGTCTCCCTTTCTCCAAAAAAAATACTTGAATTCACCCACCAACTCCCTTTAAAAGAGTTTTCAGCACTCTTCCCATTGAAGTTGAATGAAATTTCAGGTAAAAAAGATTGTATAAAAGTTGCTGGGGGAGTTTTATGCCATTAA
- a CDS encoding amino acid ABC transporter permease → MIDLSLLWKHKIFMLSGAVVTLKLTLGAVLIGLVLGILLGMGRVSRIILLKWFSGFYVQIFRGTPMLLQIFFIYFGVPQLFNIITGQSMSPDPLMVGIVALGLNSGAYVAEIVRAGIQAVGQGQMEAGRSIGLSYNQTMRHIILPQAMKKIIPPLGNEAIVLLKDSSLVSVIGTQELMYSAKVMGARYYDYVQFLVGAGIVYLFFTFVIARLLAKVEKKLDYS, encoded by the coding sequence ATGATAGACTTAAGTCTTTTATGGAAGCATAAGATTTTTATGTTGTCTGGAGCCGTGGTAACTTTAAAATTGACTCTGGGGGCAGTTTTAATAGGGCTTGTGCTGGGGATTCTTCTTGGAATGGGAAGAGTGTCAAGAATAATTCTTTTAAAGTGGTTCAGCGGATTTTATGTTCAGATTTTCAGAGGAACTCCAATGCTTTTGCAGATTTTTTTCATTTATTTTGGTGTTCCCCAGCTGTTTAATATAATTACTGGTCAGTCAATGTCTCCGGATCCTCTTATGGTTGGCATAGTAGCTCTTGGGCTTAACAGCGGTGCCTATGTTGCAGAAATTGTCAGGGCAGGTATCCAGGCTGTGGGTCAGGGGCAGATGGAAGCAGGAAGATCAATAGGGCTTTCATATAATCAGACAATGCGTCATATAATTCTTCCCCAGGCAATGAAAAAAATTATTCCCCCCCTTGGCAATGAAGCAATTGTTCTTTTAAAGGACTCTTCTCTTGTGTCTGTTATAGGAACTCAGGAGCTTATGTATTCTGCAAAAGTAATGGGAGCAAGGTATTATGATTATGTTCAGTTTCTTGTAGGAGCGGGAATTGTTTATCTTTTTTTCACCTTTGTAATAGCAAGGCTTCTTGCCAAGGTTGAAAAAAAACTTGATTACTCATAA
- a CDS encoding amino acid ABC transporter ATP-binding protein, which produces MIKIENVFKSFGENEVLKGINLQISPGEVVVIIGPSGSGKSTLLRCMNRLEEVSSGKVVVDGFDLCSKDVNINFIRTEIGMVFQQFNLFPHKTVMQNICLGPVEVRKVSKKEAEKIAFILLEKVGLKEKAYAYPDQLSGGQQQRIAIARSLSLNPKALLFDEPTSSLDPELVGDVLDVMKQLAKEGMTMVVVTHEMGFAREMADRVVFMDEGKLVEEASPEKMFTSPENERTRSFLDKVL; this is translated from the coding sequence ATGATAAAAATTGAAAATGTATTCAAGTCTTTTGGAGAGAATGAAGTTTTAAAAGGGATTAATCTTCAGATCAGCCCGGGTGAAGTTGTTGTGATAATCGGGCCCAGCGGATCTGGTAAATCAACTCTTTTAAGGTGTATGAACAGACTTGAAGAAGTTAGTTCAGGAAAAGTTGTTGTTGACGGTTTTGACCTTTGTTCAAAAGATGTAAATATTAATTTTATAAGAACTGAAATAGGAATGGTTTTTCAACAGTTCAACCTTTTTCCCCATAAGACTGTAATGCAAAATATTTGCCTTGGTCCAGTTGAAGTAAGAAAGGTCAGTAAAAAAGAGGCTGAAAAAATTGCATTTATTCTTTTGGAAAAGGTAGGGCTCAAAGAAAAGGCCTATGCTTATCCCGATCAATTAAGCGGAGGGCAGCAGCAAAGAATTGCCATTGCAAGATCCCTTTCTCTTAATCCAAAAGCTTTGCTTTTTGATGAACCTACTAGTTCTCTTGATCCAGAACTTGTCGGAGATGTTCTTGACGTAATGAAACAGCTTGCAAAAGAAGGGATGACCATGGTGGTTGTTACTCATGAAATGGGGTTTGCAAGAGAAATGGCCGATCGGGTGGTTTTTATGGATGAGGGAAAACTTGTGGAAGAGGCTTCCCCTGAAAAAATGTTTACTTCTCCTGAAAATGAAAGAACCAGAAGTTTTCTTGATAAGGTTTTGTAG
- a CDS encoding lipid A deacylase LpxR family protein: MKKNFFLIFLILFSTASWAEDLNYKKSPLPSKTFSFFFENDTFFDTDKEYTNGIRLSMTYANLPPRYLSVQNLLENIGKLTQFSEKSKKQAFSLSMGQNIYTPENTEATEIVKTERPYAGLTYISAGIISTTSTQMQTIELSAGIVGPLSLAEKTQTTLHNAFNWKEVMGWDNQLSNEPFLGLVYSKRWKIKQKSNQGFGFDIIPEMSATFGNAFIYLQSGIGLRVGYNIPNDFGTPRIRPATDTNFPLDEADPRFYPKFERFGIYFFCNMDAKFVPRNILLDGNTFKSSHSVKRYPVTGTTILGLGIIVHRFNIVYGHVFDSKLYKDQKDKQRYGTISISYSW; this comes from the coding sequence ATGAAAAAAAACTTTTTTTTAATTTTCCTTATCTTATTTTCAACTGCTTCTTGGGCTGAAGACTTAAACTATAAGAAAAGTCCACTTCCATCAAAAACCTTTTCATTTTTTTTTGAAAATGACACTTTTTTTGATACAGATAAAGAGTACACCAATGGAATCAGGCTTTCCATGACATACGCCAACCTTCCTCCCAGGTATTTATCTGTACAAAATTTGCTAGAAAATATAGGAAAATTAACTCAATTTTCAGAAAAAAGCAAAAAACAAGCGTTTTCTCTCAGCATGGGACAAAACATCTATACCCCTGAAAACACCGAAGCAACTGAAATTGTCAAAACCGAAAGACCTTATGCAGGACTGACATATATAAGTGCAGGAATAATTTCAACAACAAGTACACAAATGCAAACCATTGAACTTTCAGCTGGGATAGTAGGCCCCTTGTCTTTAGCAGAAAAAACCCAGACAACTCTCCATAATGCTTTCAACTGGAAAGAAGTTATGGGATGGGACAATCAGCTTTCCAACGAACCATTTTTAGGACTTGTATATTCCAAGCGATGGAAGATAAAACAAAAAAGCAATCAAGGATTTGGATTTGATATAATTCCGGAAATGAGTGCAACCTTTGGGAATGCTTTTATCTACCTTCAGTCAGGGATAGGCTTAAGGGTGGGGTATAATATCCCAAATGATTTCGGAACCCCAAGAATAAGACCTGCAACAGACACAAACTTTCCCCTTGATGAAGCAGACCCAAGATTTTATCCTAAATTTGAAAGATTTGGAATTTATTTTTTTTGCAATATGGACGCCAAGTTTGTACCAAGAAATATTCTCCTGGACGGAAACACATTTAAAAGCAGCCACAGCGTTAAAAGGTACCCTGTCACAGGAACAACAATACTGGGTCTTGGGATAATAGTCCACAGATTCAACATTGTTTACGGCCATGTATTTGATTCAAAACTCTACAAGGATCAAAAGGACAAACAACGCTACGGAACAATAAGTATTTCCTATTCCTGGTAA